The following are encoded in a window of Nostoc sp. UHCC 0302 genomic DNA:
- a CDS encoding MFS transporter, with amino-acid sequence MFNLFQRGCLNNQAWIGIALSFYAFIAIGIAEGGLGVLIPSIQATFNLNNATITLLFLGQVSGYMFAALASGSLGNHIGLARMLLLASISLTCALVTYAVSPYWLLMIVAGTFLGLGIGLIDAGINSYIANHQGNADLIGLLHAFYGLGAFLGPTLATTLLAMNLNWRAVYLVFASIVALTVLGMLWAVLSNYRPLTKPTKSQNSNATSNLPVVLKTPAVLIAGLLLLVYVGTEASIGNWAYSVQTVSRGTPEVLAGYSISAYWLGLTLGRLVTGRVVKYLGATRTLDSALTLLAVSLIAWWLLPTQLLNLPIIGFALAPIFPLTIWLMPQRIPIALVPVGIGFMTCVASLGAAFIPAVIGAVANHTGLEIIPVLMIPLVVVMVILHRWLIKVDCT; translated from the coding sequence TTGTTCAATTTATTCCAGCGGGGATGCTTAAACAATCAAGCCTGGATTGGTATCGCTCTATCTTTTTATGCTTTTATTGCAATTGGCATTGCTGAGGGCGGCTTAGGTGTTTTAATCCCCTCGATTCAAGCAACATTTAACTTGAATAATGCAACTATTACTTTACTTTTCCTAGGACAGGTTTCTGGTTATATGTTCGCTGCATTGGCTAGTGGTTCTCTGGGCAACCATATTGGATTAGCACGGATGTTATTGCTAGCATCTATTAGCCTTACCTGCGCTCTTGTGACTTACGCTGTTTCTCCTTACTGGTTATTAATGATTGTTGCAGGTACATTCCTTGGTTTAGGAATTGGCTTAATTGATGCTGGCATCAACAGTTATATTGCTAACCACCAAGGTAATGCTGATTTAATCGGTTTACTCCACGCTTTTTACGGACTTGGTGCGTTTTTAGGCCCGACGCTTGCCACAACGCTATTAGCAATGAACCTCAATTGGCGAGCTGTTTACTTGGTGTTCGCTTCTATTGTTGCTTTAACAGTGCTAGGGATGCTTTGGGCAGTTCTATCTAACTACAGACCACTTACTAAGCCTACTAAGTCTCAAAATTCAAATGCAACATCAAATCTACCTGTAGTTTTAAAAACACCTGCGGTATTAATAGCAGGCTTATTATTGCTAGTTTACGTAGGTACGGAAGCTTCAATAGGTAATTGGGCTTATAGTGTCCAGACAGTCAGCCGAGGTACGCCAGAAGTTCTTGCAGGCTATAGTATCAGTGCTTATTGGTTGGGACTAACTTTAGGACGTTTAGTTACCGGACGTGTAGTTAAATATCTTGGTGCAACTCGTACATTAGATAGTGCTTTAACTTTGTTAGCAGTCAGTTTAATTGCTTGGTGGTTGCTACCAACACAATTACTCAATTTACCGATAATCGGCTTTGCTTTGGCTCCCATCTTCCCGCTAACAATCTGGTTAATGCCGCAGCGAATACCTATTGCACTCGTGCCAGTCGGAATTGGTTTTATGACTTGCGTTGCAAGTTTGGGGGCTGCCTTCATTCCAGCAGTCATTGGTGCTGTTGCAAATCATACGGGTTTGGAAATTATTCCAGTTTTGATGATTCCTTTAGTAGTTGTAATGGTAATTTTACATCGTTGGTTGATCAAAGTTGATTGTACCTAA